The following proteins are encoded in a genomic region of Brachypodium distachyon strain Bd21 chromosome 1, Brachypodium_distachyon_v3.0, whole genome shotgun sequence:
- the LOC100825582 gene encoding protein TIC 22, chloroplastic yields the protein MPPPNSTRSSSLPLAAAPMSNPSPSSSPPPNPLAAASSFLQHHLSNLASRFAAPRPALAAAHPPGPQGSSLSLALAPDEVARALTGTPVFTVCNSSNEFVLVSDPATGLRSLGLLCFRSEDADALLSHVRTRQPVLGKGAKVVPITLDQVYMLKAEGIAFRFLPDPLQIKNALELKSGLTGFDGVPVFQSDLLVVKKQKKRYCPIYFQKEDIERELKKASKGSKGSALLKQIMVGSLEDVLKKMEINDRNSGWDDMIFIPPGKSLNQHINEVSA from the exons ATGCCGCCGCCCAACTCCAcacgctcctcctccctcccgctCGCCGCGGCCCCCATGTCCaacccctccccctcttcttccccgcctcccaaccccctcgccgccgcctcctccttcctccaaCACCACCTTTCCAACCTCGCGTCGCGCTTCGCGGCCCCGCGgcccgcgctcgccgcggcGCACCCGCCGGGGCCCCAGggttcctccctctccctcgctcTCGCGCCTGACGAGGTCGCGCGTGCGCTCACGGGGACGCCCGTCTTCACTGTCTGCAACTCCAGCAACGAGTTCGTGCTGGTGTCTGACCCTGCCACCGGTCTACGTTCCCTcggcctcctctgcttccGCTCCGAGGACGCCGACGCCCTCCTCTCCCAT GTGAGGACGCGGCAGCCTGTGCTAGGGAAGGGCGCAAAAGTGGTCCCTATTACGCTTGATCAG GTTTATATGTTGAAGGCCGAAGGTATTGCATTCCGGTTCTTACCTGACCCACTTCAAATAAAGAATGCTCTGGAG TTGAAATCTGGCTTAACTGGTTTTGACGGTGTTCCTGTTTTTCAG TCAGATCTATTGGTCGTTAAGAAACAGAAGAAGCGGTACTGTCCAATATATTTTCAAAAG GAGGACATAGAAAGAGAACTCAAAAAGGCATCTAAGGGTTCAAAAGGATCAGCCTTATTGAAACAAATTATG GTTGGGAGTTTGGAGGATGTCTTGAAGAAAATGGAG ATAAATGACAGAAATTCTGGTTGGGACGACATGATCTTCATACCACCTGGGAAGAGCCTTAACCAACATATCAATGAGGTATCAGCGTAG
- the LOC100825472 gene encoding fucosyltransferase 6: protein MEGVIDSPDAEKRRPRRPGTITAVFLVALPLLLVVFLFRDIAADALLWPELKQQSPRSNASSPGSGKHDRLLGGLLSPDFDDEPAACRSRHESSRRWKPSPFPVSPYLVRKLRQYEANHRRCGPGTARYREAAAQLESGRNADEHGGCRYVVWLPIQGLGNRMLSLVSTFLYALLTGRVVLVHQPPGMEALFCEPFPGTSWLLPPDFPYKDGSRFWSGCKENYVTMLENNLVRYEDDVSGGNASTPLPAAYVYLHLENMKLRLQNHTFCDEDHRVLDRFNWILLRSDSYFAVALFLVPRYRDELNRMFPSKGSVFHHLGRYLFHPGNRPWGIIQRFFDGYLAGADDRLGVQVRIVPYQAVPFEVMFEQILRCTREHDLLPQVTDEPAAPAGVPTNGTAKVKKAVLVVSLKPEYYDKLHGMYYGNATATGEVVTVHQPSHDEDQHTEARAHNERALAEMYLLSYCDRVVTTGWSTFGYVAHALAGLRPWVLIPLDWSKMRADVACVRPESVEPCLHSPPSLVCRRQQDLDPVAHVPFLRHCEDVGAGLKLFD, encoded by the exons ATGGAAGGAGTGATAGACTCGCCGGACGCAGAGAAgcgccgcccacgccgtcCTGGCACCATCACGGCCGTGTTCTTGGTCGccttgccgctgctgctggtggtcttcctcttccgcgacatcgccgccgacgccctcCTTTGGCCGGAACTGAAACAGCAAA GTCCCCGCAGCAATGCGTCGTCCCCGGGCTCGGGCAAGCACGACAGGCTCCTCGGCGGCCTGCTCTCCCCGGACTTCGACGACGAACCGGCGGCATGCCGCAGCCGGCACGAATCCTCCAGGCGCTGGAAGCCGTCTCCGTTTCCAGTCTCCCCTTACCTCGTCCGGAAGCTGAGGCAGTACGAAGCGAACCACCGCCGGTGCGGGCCAGGCACGGCGCGCTATCGTGAGGCCGCGGCGCAGCTCGAGTCCGGCCGCAATGCCGACGAGCATGGCGGGTGCCGGTACGTGGTGTGGCTCCCGATCCAGGGCCTCGGCAACCGGATGCTCAGCCTCGTCTCCACCTTCCTCTACGCGCTCCTCACTGgccgcgtcgtcctcgtccatCAGCCACCAGGAATGGAGGCcctcttctgcgagcccttcCCGGGAACGTCGTGGCTGCTGCCACCGGACTTCCCCTACAAGGACGGCTCCCGCTTCTGGTCCGGCTGCAAGGAGAACTACGTGACCATGCTTGAGAACAACCTCGTCCGCTACGAAGACGATGTCAGTGGCGGCAATGCGAGCACACCGCTCCCGGCGGCGTACGTGTACCTCCACCTGGAGAACATGAAGCTCCGGCTCCAGAACCACACCTTCTGCGACGAGGACCACCGGGTGCTCGACAGGTTCAACTGGATACTGCTCCGGTCCGACAGCTACTTCGCCGTGGCGCTGTTCCTCGTGCCGAGGTACCGAGACGAGCTGAACCGGATGTTCCCGTCCAAGGGGTCCGTGTTCCACCACCTCGGCAGGTACCTCTTCCACCCGGGGAACCGACCCTGGGGGATCATCCAAAGGTTCTTCGACGGGTATCTGGCCGGCGCTGACGACCGTCTCGGCGTGCAGGTCCGCATCGTGCCATACCAGGCTGTCCCATTCGAGGTCATGTTCGAGCAGATCCTCCGGTGCACGCGTGAGCATGACCTCCTGCCGCAAGTGACCGACGAACCTGCTGCCCCCGCCGGCGTACCAACAAATGGCACGGCGAAGGTGAAGAAGGCCGTCCTGGTGGTGTCGTTGAAGCCGGAGTACTACGACAAGCTGCACGGCATGTACTACGGCAACGCGACGGCGACCGGCGAGGTCGTGACGGTGCACCAGCCGAGCCACGACGAGGACCAGCACACGGAGGCTCGGGCGCACAACGAGCGCGCCCTGGCCGAGATGTACCTGCTGAGCTACTGCGATAGGGTGGTGACCACGGGGTGGTCAACATTCGGGTATGTCGCGCACGCGCTGGCCGGGCTGCGGCCGTGGGTGCTGATCCCGCTCGATTGGAGCAAGATGAGGGCCGACGTCGCCTGCGTTAGGCCGGAGTCCGTCGAGCCGTGTCTGCACTCGCCGCCGTCTCTCGTCTGTCGGCGCCAGCAGGATCTTGACCCGGTGGCACATGTGCCGTTCCTGCGCCACTGCGAAGATGTGGGCGCCGGCCTCAAGCTTTTCGATTGA
- the LOC100825779 gene encoding galactoside 2-alpha-L-fucosyltransferase, producing the protein MASEGDVGSDHGISKRPSQQQSPVAAVEKPAQEHDEKAKEAAAAAAEEKPWVVRKWIASFAVCLAALPFLLILVSRRRDEPLPLASGWTSATTYTHQESNDDRFLGGLLVPGFDQQSCISRYQAAHYRKNMARSPSAHLVKRLREQETLQRRCGPGTKAYRRAAEQLDTPRNGTDDDDDSCKYLVLVPYRGLGNRILAMASAFLYAMLTGRVLLVDRGTSLTDLFCEPFPETSWLLPPDFPIKDLENLTGEVPESYRNLVKDNKADSMSDLPYVFVDLDHACTYHDKLFYCDDDREFLHRVPWLVMRTDGYFVPALFLNPAYQDELDKLFPRKDSVFYLMARYLFHPSNRVWGLITRFYNSYLKDSDERLGIQVRVFDGDTPFKHVLDQILACTSQEHLLPEVMTEETATMPMSASAGARSKAVLMTGLSSWYFENIRGRYWQSATATGEVVSVHQPSHEEHQLSGEATHDMKALAEMYLLSMTDAIVTSGWSTFGYVGHGLGGLTPWIMFKPENLTTPDPPCQRAMSMEPCLHGPPFYDCRARRGADTGKLVPHVRHCEDMSWGLKLVHPEQV; encoded by the exons ATGGCGTCGGAGGGAGATGTTGGCAGTGACCATGGCATAAGCAAGCGGCCGTCGCAGCAGCAGTCGCCGGTCGCCGCCGTGGAGAAGCCCGCACAAGAGCACGACGAGAAGgccaaggaggcggcggcggcggcggcggaagagaAGCCATGGGTTGTAAGGAAGTGGATCGCGTCGTTTGCGGTTTGCCTCGCCGCCTTGCCGTTCCTGCTGATCCTGGTTAGCCGGCGCCGGGACGAACCGCTGCCTTTGGCGTCCGGATGGACATCGGCGACAACATACACACACCAAG AATCCAACGACGATAGATTCCTCGGAGGCCTGCTCGTCCCGGGGTTCGACCAACAATCATGCATCAGCCGGTACCAGGCCGCGCATTACCGCAAGAACATGGCGCGATCGCCGTCGGCACACCTCGTCAAGCGGCTGCGGGAGCAAGAGACATTGCAGAGGCGGTGTGGCCCAGGTACCAAGGCATACCGGAGGGCAGCAGAGCAGCTCGACACACCGCGAAACGGCaccgacgatgacgacgactcCTGCAAGTACCTTGTGCTGGTGCCGTACAGGGGCCTAGGGAACCGGATACTGGCCATGGCGTCAGCGTTCCTCTACGCCATGCTCACCGGCCGCGTGCTGCTCGTTGACAGGGGCACGTCGCTGACCGACCTCTTCTGCGAGCCGTTCCCGGAGACGTCATGGCTTCTGCCGCCGGACTTCCCCATCAAAGACCTCGAGAACCTGACCGGCGAGGTGCCCGAGAGCTACCGGAACCTGGTGAAGGACAACAAGGCCGATTCCATGTCCGACCTACCATATGTGTTCGTGGACCTCGACCATGCCTGCACCTACCATGACAAGCTCTTCTACTGCGACGATGACCGGGAGTTCCTCCACCGGGTCCCGTGGCTGGTGATGCGCACGGACGGGTACTTCGTGCCGGCGCTCTTCCTGAACCCGGCGTACCAAGACGAGCTCGACAAGCTGTTCCCTCGGAAGGACTCGGTGTTCTATCTCATGGCGCGGTACCTCTTCCACCCGAGTAACAGAGTGTGGGGATTGATCACCAGATTCTACAACTCGTACCTGAAGGATTCGGACGAACGGCTGGGCATCCAAGTCAGGGTGTTCGACGGGGACACGCCGTTCAAGCACGTCTTGGATCAGATCCTCGCTTGCACGTCACAGGAACATTTGTTGCCTGAGGTTATGACGGAAGAAACAGCAACGATGCCGATGTCGGCGTCAGCTGGCGCACGGTCGAAAGCTGTCCTGATGACCGGCCTGAGCTCGTGGTACTTCGAGAACATCCGGGGGAGGTACTGGCAATCGGCGACGGCCACCGGCGAGGTGGTGAGCGTGCACCAGCCCAGCCACGAGGAGCACCAGCTCTCCGGCGAGGCGACGCACGACATGAAGGCGCTGGCCGAGATGTACCTGCTGAGCATGACCGACGCCATCGTCACCAGCGGCTGGTCGACGTTCGGGTACGTCGGCCACGGGCTCGGCGGACTCACCCCATGGatcatgttcaagcctgagaaCCTCACCACGCCTGACCCGCCGTGCCAGAGGGCCATGTCCATGGAGCCATGCTTGCACGGGCCGCCCTTCTATGACTGCAGGGCCAGGCGCGGTGCCGATACCGGCAAGCTGGTGCCGCACGTTCGACATTGTGAAGACATGAGCTGGGGACTGAAACTTGTTCACCCGGAGCAGGTCTGA
- the LOC100826094 gene encoding galactoside 2-alpha-L-fucosyltransferase isoform X1: protein MAKPGGRRGVVILLLSLPLLLVLFLSADRRVLIASDSQVPRLLLTGQAGMTTPDRLLGGLLAEGVDEKSCHSRYQSAMYRRNAGRKPSPYLATKLRRHEALQRRCGPGTAAYNNAVEQLRSGENIGSSECKYLVSISYRGLGNRLLAAASAFLYAVLTGRVLLVDPSNEMGELFCEPFPDTTWLLPPDFPLVSYTNFSVGTAESYRNMLKNNKVRDQPLPAFAYIHLDHDATKQDQLFFCDEDQRHLRDIQWLVMRTDNYIVPGLFLVTGFQEELDMLFPEPDTAFHHLGRYLFHPNNRIWGLVTRYYDAYLAAVDQRVGIQVRVFGIQPESPELLEQITKCTQKENLLPEVILGTGTEEPAIVAARKPPLSKAVLVTSLKSWYYEKIKSMYWEHATATGEAVGVHQPSHEEYQRFGAKSHDAKAWAEIYLLSLTDVLVTSGWSTFGYVAQGLGGLTPWVMYKPDNGSTVADPPCGRDISMEPCFHAPPFYDCRLKRGADTGKIVPHVRHCKDVSWGLKLVHRSDRIAP from the exons ATGGCGAAGCCAGGGGGGCGGCGCGGAGTGGTCATCTTGCTGCTCTCGCTGCCTCTGCTTCTagtcctcttcctctccgccGACCGCCGGGTGCTGATCGCGTCGGATTCCCAGGTGCCCAGGCTCCTCCTGACGGGACAAG CAGGAATGACAACACCCGACAGACTTCTCGGTGGCCTCCTGGCTGAAGGCGTCGACGAGAAGTCCTGCCACAGCAGGTACCAATCCGCCATGTACCGCCGGAATGCCGGCAGGAAGCCCTCCCCATACCTTGCCACAAAGTTGCGGCGGCACGAGGCCCTGCAAAGACGTTGCGGCCCGGGCACAGCCGCCTACAACAACGCAGTAGAGCAACTCAGGTCGGGCGAGAATATTGGGTCATCGGAGTGTAAATATCTGGTATCCATCTCGTACCGCGGCCTCGGGAACCGGCTCCTGGCGGCCGCGTCGGCCTTCCTCTACGCGGTGCTCACCGGCCGCGTGCTCCTCGTCGACCCCAGCAACGAGATGGGCGAgctcttctgcgagcccttcCCCGACACAACGTGGCTGCTTCCACCGGATTTCCCGCTGGTAAGCTACACCAACTTCAGTGTCGGCACCGCGGAGAGTTACAGGAACATGCTGAAGAACAACAAGGTCCGTGATCAGCCGCTGCCGGCGTTCGCGTACATCCATCTCGACCACGACGCTACGAAGCAGGACCAACTGTTCTTCTGCGACGAGGACCAGAGGCATCTCCGGGATATCCAGTGGCTGGTGATGAGAACCGACAACTACATTGTGCCGGGGCTGTTCCTGGTCACGGGcttccaggaggagctcgacATGCTCTTCCCGGAGCCGGACACCGCATTCCACCACCTCGGCCGGTACCTGTTCCACCCGAACAACCGCATCTGGGGCCTCGTCACGCGGTACTACGATGCTTACCTCGCGGCGGTGGACCAGCGAGTCGGTATCCAGGTGCGGGTCTTCGGGATCCAGCCGGAGTCGCCGGAGCTCCTAGAGCAGATCACCAAGTGTACGCAGAAAGAGAATCTGCTCCCAGAGGTTATTCTCGGCACAGGAACAGAGGAGCCCGCCATCGTCGCTGCCCGAAAGCCGCCATTGTCCAAAGCCGTACTTGTCACCTCGCTGAAGTCATGGTACTATGAGAAGATCAAGAGCATGTACTGGGAGCACGCGACGGCCACCGGCGAGGCGGTGGGCGTGCACCAGCCAAGCCACGAGGAGTACCAGCGCTTCGGAGCCAAGTCGCACGACGCCAAGGCGTGGGCCGAGATCTACCTGCTGAGCCTCACCGACGTGCTGGTGACCAGCGGCTGGTCCACGTTCGGTTACGTGGCGCAGGGCCTCGGCGGCCTGACACCGTGGGTGATGTACAAGCCGGACAACGGCTCCACGGTGGCTGACCCTCCGTGTGGACGGGATATCTCCATGGAGCCATGCTTCCACGCGCCGCCGTTCTACGACTGCCGGCTCAAGCGAGGGGCGGACACCGGGAAGATTGTGCCGCATGTCCGACATTGCAAAGACGTCAGCTGGGGATTGAAGCTTGTTCATCGTAGTGATCGCATAGCACCGTAG
- the LOC100826094 gene encoding galactoside 2-alpha-L-fucosyltransferase isoform X2: MAKPGGRRGVVILLLSLPLLLVLFLSADRRVLIASDSQVPRLLLTGQGMTTPDRLLGGLLAEGVDEKSCHSRYQSAMYRRNAGRKPSPYLATKLRRHEALQRRCGPGTAAYNNAVEQLRSGENIGSSECKYLVSISYRGLGNRLLAAASAFLYAVLTGRVLLVDPSNEMGELFCEPFPDTTWLLPPDFPLVSYTNFSVGTAESYRNMLKNNKVRDQPLPAFAYIHLDHDATKQDQLFFCDEDQRHLRDIQWLVMRTDNYIVPGLFLVTGFQEELDMLFPEPDTAFHHLGRYLFHPNNRIWGLVTRYYDAYLAAVDQRVGIQVRVFGIQPESPELLEQITKCTQKENLLPEVILGTGTEEPAIVAARKPPLSKAVLVTSLKSWYYEKIKSMYWEHATATGEAVGVHQPSHEEYQRFGAKSHDAKAWAEIYLLSLTDVLVTSGWSTFGYVAQGLGGLTPWVMYKPDNGSTVADPPCGRDISMEPCFHAPPFYDCRLKRGADTGKIVPHVRHCKDVSWGLKLVHRSDRIAP, encoded by the exons ATGGCGAAGCCAGGGGGGCGGCGCGGAGTGGTCATCTTGCTGCTCTCGCTGCCTCTGCTTCTagtcctcttcctctccgccGACCGCCGGGTGCTGATCGCGTCGGATTCCCAGGTGCCCAGGCTCCTCCTGACGGGACAAG GAATGACAACACCCGACAGACTTCTCGGTGGCCTCCTGGCTGAAGGCGTCGACGAGAAGTCCTGCCACAGCAGGTACCAATCCGCCATGTACCGCCGGAATGCCGGCAGGAAGCCCTCCCCATACCTTGCCACAAAGTTGCGGCGGCACGAGGCCCTGCAAAGACGTTGCGGCCCGGGCACAGCCGCCTACAACAACGCAGTAGAGCAACTCAGGTCGGGCGAGAATATTGGGTCATCGGAGTGTAAATATCTGGTATCCATCTCGTACCGCGGCCTCGGGAACCGGCTCCTGGCGGCCGCGTCGGCCTTCCTCTACGCGGTGCTCACCGGCCGCGTGCTCCTCGTCGACCCCAGCAACGAGATGGGCGAgctcttctgcgagcccttcCCCGACACAACGTGGCTGCTTCCACCGGATTTCCCGCTGGTAAGCTACACCAACTTCAGTGTCGGCACCGCGGAGAGTTACAGGAACATGCTGAAGAACAACAAGGTCCGTGATCAGCCGCTGCCGGCGTTCGCGTACATCCATCTCGACCACGACGCTACGAAGCAGGACCAACTGTTCTTCTGCGACGAGGACCAGAGGCATCTCCGGGATATCCAGTGGCTGGTGATGAGAACCGACAACTACATTGTGCCGGGGCTGTTCCTGGTCACGGGcttccaggaggagctcgacATGCTCTTCCCGGAGCCGGACACCGCATTCCACCACCTCGGCCGGTACCTGTTCCACCCGAACAACCGCATCTGGGGCCTCGTCACGCGGTACTACGATGCTTACCTCGCGGCGGTGGACCAGCGAGTCGGTATCCAGGTGCGGGTCTTCGGGATCCAGCCGGAGTCGCCGGAGCTCCTAGAGCAGATCACCAAGTGTACGCAGAAAGAGAATCTGCTCCCAGAGGTTATTCTCGGCACAGGAACAGAGGAGCCCGCCATCGTCGCTGCCCGAAAGCCGCCATTGTCCAAAGCCGTACTTGTCACCTCGCTGAAGTCATGGTACTATGAGAAGATCAAGAGCATGTACTGGGAGCACGCGACGGCCACCGGCGAGGCGGTGGGCGTGCACCAGCCAAGCCACGAGGAGTACCAGCGCTTCGGAGCCAAGTCGCACGACGCCAAGGCGTGGGCCGAGATCTACCTGCTGAGCCTCACCGACGTGCTGGTGACCAGCGGCTGGTCCACGTTCGGTTACGTGGCGCAGGGCCTCGGCGGCCTGACACCGTGGGTGATGTACAAGCCGGACAACGGCTCCACGGTGGCTGACCCTCCGTGTGGACGGGATATCTCCATGGAGCCATGCTTCCACGCGCCGCCGTTCTACGACTGCCGGCTCAAGCGAGGGGCGGACACCGGGAAGATTGTGCCGCATGTCCGACATTGCAAAGACGTCAGCTGGGGATTGAAGCTTGTTCATCGTAGTGATCGCATAGCACCGTAG